In a single window of the Lynx canadensis isolate LIC74 chromosome E2, mLynCan4.pri.v2, whole genome shotgun sequence genome:
- the LOC115503235 gene encoding LOW QUALITY PROTEIN: sialic acid-binding Ig-like lectin 5 (The sequence of the model RefSeq protein was modified relative to this genomic sequence to represent the inferred CDS: deleted 2 bases in 2 codons), with the protein MVPLLLLPLLLGGEDQEYQLQVRESVTVQEGLCVHVPCSFSYPWKWRYSRTMLYIYWFRDRDTSSNRYPVATNNPQRAVRTEARGRFRLVGDPWAYNCSLRIRDAMRSDEGVYFFRVERGEDVRYTYTHTTMTLRVAALTQEPDIHFPEPLKSGWPAELTCSLPGSCEGERPLTFSWVGAALDSLDPETLHSSVVTFTPRPQDHGTNLTCQVKLPEAQATVERTIWLNVSYAPHNLTISIFSNVTALSILENTSSLLIWEGQALRLLCAAAGNPPAELSWFRGSPALNATPMYRTHILELPQVGAAEEGVLTCRAQNSLGSQHVSLRLSVVCPPRLLGPSCSWEGEALGCTCSVRALPAPTLRWRLGEGLLEGNHSDASLTVTSSSEGPWANSSLSLRGPLGSDLRLGCEARNEHGAQSTDAVLVLLPGKSLSLAETATAAVGGAGAMALLCLCLCLLVFWVVKARRKQASGVQEAMANEDPVMGTVAWGSRKKPWPDSPPDQTTPAGDAPPSGEQQELHYASFSFPGIKMREPQDQEATSTSEYSEIRTGK; encoded by the exons ATGgtgcccctgctgctgctgcccctgCTGTTGGGGG GGGAGGATCAGGAGTACCAGCTCCAAGTGAGGGAATCCGTGACCGTGCAGGAGGGTCTGTGTGTCCACGTGCCCTGTTCCTTCTCCTACCCCTGGAAGTGGCGGTATTCCCGGACGATGCTCTACATATACTGGTTCCGGGATAGGGACACCTCAAGCAACCGTTATCCGGTGGCTACAAACAACCCACAGAGAGCGGTGAGGACGGAGGCCCGGGGCCGATTCCGCCTCGTCGGGGACCCCTGGGCCTACAACTGCTCCCTGAGAATCAGAGACGCCATGAGGAGTGACGAGGGAGTCTACTTTTTCCgagtggagagaggagaagacgTGAGATATACTTACACACATACGACGATGACTCTGCGGGTGGCAG CCCTGACACAGGAACCCGACATCCACTTCCCGGAGCCCCTCAAGTCTGGCTGGCCCGCAGAGCTGACCTGCAGCCTGCCGGGGTCCTGCGAAGGGGAAAGACCTCTCACATTCTCCTGGGTGGGGGCTGCTCTGGACTCGCTGGACCCCGAGACCCTGCACTCCTCGGTGGTGACCTTCACCCCGAGGCCGCAGGACCATGGCACCAACCTCACCTGTCAGGTGAAACTGCCAGAAGCTCAGGCCACCGTGGAAAGAACCATCTGGCTCAATGTCTCCT ATGCCCCCCACAACCTCACCATCAGCATCTTCAGCAATGTCACAG CCCTCAGCATTCTGGAAAACACCTCATCCCTTCTCATCTGGGAGGGCCAAGCTTTGCGGCTGCTCTGTGCTGCTGCAGGCAAC CCCCCCGCCGAGCTGAGCTGGTTCCGGGGGTCCCCTGCCCTGAATGCCACCCCCATGTACAGGACCCACATCCTGGAGCTGCCTCAAGTCGGGGCTGCGGAGGAAGGAGTCCTCACCTGCCGAGCTCAGAACTCGCTGGGCTCCCAGCACGTCTCCCTGCGTCTCTCTGTGGTCT GCCCCCCGCGGCTGCTCGGCCCCTCCTGCTCCTGGGAGGGCGAGGCGCTGGGCTGCACCTGCTCCGTCCGAGCCCTGCCGGCCCCCACCCTGCGCtggcggctgggggaggggctgctggaggggaacCACAGCGACGCCTCCTTGACCGTCACCTCCAGCTCCGAGGGGCCCTGGGCCAACAGCTCCCTGAGCCTCAGGGGGCCGCTGGGCTCCGACCTCAGACTAGGCTGCGAGGCCCGGAATGAGCACGGGGCCCAGAGCACCGACGCCGTCCTGGTGTTGCTGCCAG GGAAGTCGCTCTCCCTGGCAGAAACCGCGACTGCAGCTGTGGGAGGCGCTGGAGCCATGGCCCTGctgtgcctgtgtctgtgtctcctcgTCTTCTGGGT GGTGAAAGCCCGCAGGAAGCAAGCGTCA GGAGTTCAAGAGGCCATGGCTAATGAAGACCCTGTCATGGGTACAGTCGCCTGG GGTTCCAGGAAGAAGCCCTGGCCAGACAGCCCCCCGGATCAAACGACCCCTGCCGGGGATGCCCCTCCCTCGGGGGAGCAGCAGGAGCTCCATTACGCCTCCTTCAGCTTTCCCGGGATAAAGATGAGGGAACCTCAGGACCAGGAGGCCACCAGCACCAGTGAGTACTCGGAGATCAGGACGGGCAAGTGA